cagaatttgtttatcgctatcccgccggagctatgcaattttccgggatcaaaactatctgtataccgaatttcatctgaatcggtgtagtggtttggacgtgatgaagtaacaaacaaataaacacacatagttacaaattttcgcatttatgatattagcgAGATTTTCACggattgagatatatgtacgtgaaatctcgaaatatcaactgCCAAGTCTAGTTCAGATGTCGTAAACGAAGACCACGAATGAAGTATTATTTTGGAAATACCCATGTTAATTTAGTAAATTCCCGGAATTTCGGTTGAACTGCAGGACTTAACAATTCACGCGAATGAAGCCGCGGGTACatgatagtaataaataaacaataagttACGAGGGTacggtcaaaagcataaatatacatacgttacaagacgtcaaaaatatctatacacctttatgtcactaaacataaggtcgagGTATACcttattttgacgctatggctgtaaatatatattttttttcattcgactgCCACACATACCAATGCCACATACtgctcaaacttataaaaccccttttttgcgtcagCGGTTAAAAATTATCAACTCCAATTTAGTGTAAGCATTAATTAGGACAATTTATAGATTGAATACCCTTTAAAGTGTTCACGAACCGTTGCAAGTTAATTAAACACTTCGACAGCCAAAAAATGTAGATCGTTGCAAATTATTACGTTAGATATGCTAAAATTCGGACTTTCTCCGCGTAACCTACTTTAGCGCAGCCGATGGAGTCCAAAGAATTGGGACTCGCCTCGAGCACAACTTGATGAGAGTTGTTGCactcattaaaattaattatcgtTTCTGATAACATTATGTTAATGTTGTTGAATTAATAATTACCAAAAATAGCCAAGTTGTCGAGAAACTATCTgatttacagtaaaaaaaaaaaacaattcagtCCATCAGTTAGaccgaatgaaaaaaaaatactggatACATATCTTTTCTTTTGTcaaacaaacgtttttttttaccctaaacctgtcctctcccagaggcacaaatttgtgcccaaattcctttgatcctgttatcctgggagatgacagattaatcaggtagaggcgatttagcgaccacttgcattgagttcgaaacacaatttccattttaattattgaaaatacgactagattcaaaaatattctttgtcaggtatgtattcgatagctgcttttgattctatGGTAGTATTCTCTAATAAatctaagccgtggtggcctagtggtttgacctatcgcctctcaagcagagggtcgtgggttcaaaccccggctcgcacctctgagtttttcgaaattcatgtgtggaattacatttgaaatttaccacgagctttgcggtgaaggaaaacatcgtgaggaaacctgcacaaacctgcgaagcaattcaatggtgcgtgtgaagtttccaatgcgcactgggcccgcgtgggaactacggcccaagccctcttgttctgagaggaagcctgtgcccagcagtgggacgtatataggctgggatgatgatgctcTAATAAATGGGGCCTTGTTAAGGGTTAAGCACATAAGTTGAAACGCATCATAGTTCGGGAGTGGGGCCCGTGAGGTCATTCATTAGTAAATAGTGTACGtaagtgtgacgtcacacggaactttaaccggctgtatgtccatattttttgtttaattgaactGACCGactcataatatataatatttaggaATCTAGCCTATTAAGCTACGGTTCCTTCGTGAGACAGAATGGACCAGAAACAAGAGCAGAATCGTCCAATCACGGTCACACCGGAATATcatagggccagtacagacggtcTGCATTACAACTGCAACataactgccgactgcccaaaCATTTGTCTttgcagttccattgcagtcggcacaactgcacgctgactgcgataaaaatgtatgagcagtcagcagttgaaagaaagaaagaaagaaagaaaataatttatttataacagcaatgacacataataagtaaaaataacaataggaaatgttgccgctataaaaaggtaaagttgcggttacgttgcagtgcGAATGCGAATGTACCGGCCCATACCACAGGGCGagttgtaaatttcaaatttaaactcGTGTCATTGGTCGATTCCAACTCTCAGGCCCTGTTAGTCGTATCAGACAAAGAGAACACGTTACCTGTTTGATGGGTATGAGCGTGATGGAAGGCGTGATGCCGGCAGGCAGCTGAGCGGAAAGCGAGCTGCTTGCGACGGCGCCCGCGCTGTCGCCAGACTGCGGCGAACTCGGGCCCTCACCGTTCATGCGCGAATCTACAATAAAACCAAAACGTATGCAAATTACGTCATCAAAGATACAATAAGCTAGTTGAGATGGAATACCTATATTCGTAAGTAAAACGTTGCTAATCGGTTGTCCCTtaatagtacctaagtataaatTGTTTTCGGTGCAAAATATTTGGCTTAACAGATTACAGGGCAATTTATCTATATTGTTTTCTTATGAAAAATAGTACTTACATGTTAcatgacaaacattttttttaacatgatcTAATCCTAAGTCTACAATGCCTAATACACGCTTTCAATAAGGCACCAACCTATTATTGTCGTTTTAGTAATAACCCACTCACCTACATATGGATGGTATGGATCACTCAGATCCTACATCAGTGGAGCTAATTAATGtcggtataattaatttgttggTATGCTCTTCATTAATATTGTTATTCTTCCACCAAATGAAATGTAAGACATTGTCAGTAGATAGGTATACACtgattttataataagtaagaAGCTTTTCGTCTGACTATCTTGTAGACTCAACTCTTTAACCTGTATTGATGTGATGAGACTTCaatatgatttgaatttgagcCTTGGCTTAAATGTACAAATCAAATTAAGTCACCCATACTTAAACTCATAAGAGTAAGTACACCAATCAACCAAAGACAACAAATGAAGGTTTTAAATACACTCTTCAAAAATATCGGGGGTCTTACCAATACTATAAAGACGAGATTAGTCTCTTAACACGTCAAGGTCAAGTAAAATTAGTCCAACGAAACTAAGGCTCGGGGTCGCTGTCGTAAGATCATTAAATCTGTAACTTGATGCTGCATTTATATAATTTCCCCAATGTAGAAATACTTAAACGTGGAtactattatttttcaataaggAATCTGTTTGATTCTTTTGACATCACAATTTCACATCTGATTAGGTAAGACATGAAACGAAAATAAGTGACAATGCCTTTGAAGTCACAAGTTTCTTTGGAGATAAAGACAGTTAATAAGAAATGtgcaactttttaattttttcaaataggattggttttttggagtatttttgtattttttatttcaactccaaatttgttacttatacgggtatcccgtgaaaccatatcgaaaatacaaactgagacatggatgcacagaaaaaaatcgtgtctagattcctgtccagcggtggtgtaggggttatagcacgcagcacggattgctgaggacctgggttcgattcccagcgctggtctctttttctggtttttctgtgcatccatgtctcagtttgtattttcgatattgttcAATTATTGTTTGGCAAATCAAGTTGTGGAAGAACTTTTTAAATAGCTCAAAAATATACTAAGATCAACAACCATAAAAAGTCCAAACTAATtactaaatacattttttatggtAGGAGATTTGTGtggcttaaaaaaataataactattactacttaggttagctggaagatccctttttagggataagttcgcttttgctctcctttctgtgtatttgtatttatttttaattttatttttatgtcccTACATATACTATTTTCACTTACAAGTCAATGTGACAATCAgcagtcttattttttttatgtcacaaAAACTGGTAAAGCATTTGGTCGACTATATATAACATATATCGCTAGGCAACCCAAAGGATAGTATCACCGACCTCAGCGCGCACAAAAAAGTATATTTGGGTTTACCCTCATAGACGCGCCGGCCAAATTAGAAAAGGGCAACATAATTCCTGCAAATGGCGGAACAAAGTTAGAATCACACACTCACCAGAATTATGGTTAGACTGTCCGGGCGAGAAGGTTTCATTATTGTCGGCCATTGATATTTCAACGTGTGGGGTAAGATAGTGCATCGGCGGGGTAGCGTTGTCGACGGACCGTTCACCATTGCTGTCGCCGCTGTCTGAATAGGCTGCGGCGACGGACACTGAGAGGCCGGAGCCTAACGCCCCTAAGGCGTTAATAGCGCTGGCGTCCATCGTGCCGTCGGCGTAAGCTGCGTTGGCGATACCAGCTGCCAGTAGGGAAACAGAGTTGTTGCCGGTTCCTGGGTTATCCAAGTCGATGCCGTGTCTGGAAATAAACAATTAGCTGTTCAATTTTGTTCCGTAAATTAGTAGGGAAAGAGATCCATATACTTTTTCTTTTTGCAGATCTCAAGGACATTTTTGTACAGAATACATTTCATgtcaattcaaattaaatttcattcgCTAAAATGGCATTGTTGGTAAATTTGTGATACGAATATTAAAAATTTCACGTCAACAGTAAGTCCAACGTCACATTTCTTGGCACTGAGTAAGAAAGTTGAAGGTCATTAATTTTGCCTGTGTAGTAGAATTGAGTAGTAAAGTAAAAATAGAATAgataatgtttgttctcgggtcttggatgtttaatatgtatttaagtatgtatttatctatataagtatgtttatccgttgcttagtatccatagtacaagctttgcttagtttgggtctaggtcaattggtgtcaagtgtcccatgatattttatttatttaatatacttgGAACATAACATTAGTtaataattatctatatatGGAAGATGCGAGTGGAGCGCATGAAGCTTGCATTCCTTCTATTtctagaaaaattaaattatggactttctatgtttgttcgtcGTATTATATGACGTCACAGTATGTCGGATCTCTCTGTCTCTGAGTTCTGTCTACTTGACAATTTAACAAGTCCAGGATatttccacattttttttaatatttgaaaaattatttcacaacactgacaaaaaataaagacataggtattaaaataataataaaaaatgttctaaTATTCCTTATTGGCTAAGAAAAGGTAGTGGCTCGAGCTATAATAATTAAACCTGTCCTCCAAGGACGAGAAAGCGACATGACATTTTTAACTCTATAGTGAAATTCTTTAGTGAAAGTATTAGCTCTTACCTGTTAAAGAAATGAACTCTGAGGCTTTTCATGGTGGGCGCACGGTAGCTGCAGAGGGGGCAAGTCTTGACGAGGTCGTGCTGACCAACGTGTTCGTTCTGGAAGTGCGCGCGCATCGCGATCTGGCGCTGGAATCCGCGGTTGCATATCGGGCAATGGTACGGCAAGCTCTTCGTGTGTGTAGTAAAGTGTTCAGCAAGATGATCCTTCCGGAAGAATCTTTTCTGGCAGACGCGACATTCGTAGGGTTTGACGCCGGTGTGGCGCATTTTGTGGCGGCGCATGTTGGCGCCGTTTGAGAATTTCATATTGCAGACGTCGCATTCGAAGAGTTTTCTGTGTGGGCGGTCGGCATTCTGCGCCGCCGCCACATTGTTGTTGTCGGGCGAGCACTGCGCCATGTGGGTGGTGAGCGCGCGGCTGCTGAGCGTGCTAAACGTGTTGCAAGTGGTGCATTTCAGCAGCGTGCTCCCCCGCTTCGGTGTTTCTTCTTTACTGGCCGTGGATGCCTGCCAACATTTAAACGAATGTCATTCGGACAGCCAGGATCGTGTAGCTCAGAATGACTAGCAAGgattcattttaatttcgtgAGGAACTCGAACCAAAGAttggttttattatttgatcTCATTTGGATCTTCAAGAAAACGAACAAAACCGAATTGCAAATAGATGTGAATTCCAAAGGTCTTTAAtagttaagttaaattaatcaatttGGGAATTGCTTAGTAATGGCCTAGCTCCTCATTATGAAGTCTGGAAATCACATGCCATTAGGTATAAATTAAACAAGTTTCACAGGGCTAAGGCTAATGGAAGTTTACTATCAAATTGAAacatatgtggcgttatctgggaaaaggtaccttgttgtcggtattgagttattgatatccccataatctacatacatttagctatcgaaccatgtaagaaacatgcatgtaggtttaatagatatttaaaaaaaaaatgttgaagctcaaaagccagaaaaggtgattatgagaaaattgaattcaaacttatacacccaataaaagtatgttattgttggaagttacatagatggcatgctatttgaggagtagattgtacggactttcaggtttcaagaacaattttgtaattggacaacggttttcctatagtttagcttgccaaagtgcataaagtaaaaaaaaaggttgatggattttttaattttttttctttttatagtatatttccattggattttatcgaaggaaaaaatattatgcgtaaatggacactaaataagaactactccgttttgaattaacgttgtttattatataaaaaaaatactttaacaaaaataactttgttgtttacaaatgtaattaaacagtcaaaatcaacaaacttttatatttagtacgctaaaacatagccaaatgagaccaaattaactcaacaaatcttaaaaaactagttttttcagtctcaaaatccaaggtaaagtttagtaaaaagttggtacaatcactatatattttctaaaaggtaccttatcgtcggtggtaaaatatttactgattatgaagtgatatcatttgaaaacgactaataacttacgattaattttaatagtcttaatttaagaacactgtagtattaaaactcttaccaaaaacctataattttgtctcaacacactaaatgattaacgtatttgaaaaggtaccttatcgtcggacgtaaaatgtttagtggcatagttaagaataagatctaaaaaaatgcttttgatttgtagttgtaactattaatcgttattattattactataaatcaacctctaaagaccagcaggtggtaggaccttgtgcaaggtccgcccggattgctaccaccatcttgctcgctaatcctgctgtgaatagcagtgcttgcattgttgtgtttcggcgtggagagtaagacagccggtgaaattactggcatttgaggtatcccatcttaggcctctaggtttgcaacgcatctgcaatccccctggtgttgcaggtgtctaagggcggtggtaatctcttaccatcaggtgtcccacttgctcgtttgccatccagtcgaataaaaaaagacaaattggcgtaaatcgtcattaagggccttatcacactagcgattcgcgggagagttgaaagcgaggcaagcgtgcagtgaattcgctgcgagcgtataacgatttcgccccaagcgcgcaacgatgtcgctgctgcgagcgcatggcgagttcgctgctttagcgccaaaaacgccatattgtagactttcgtataataaatagggcgtcttcggcgctaacgcagcgaactcgcagcgacatcgttgcgcgctcgcggcgatatcgtttcatgctcgcggtgaaatcgttacgcgctcgaagtgaactcgctgcgcgctcacctcgctttcaactcgcccgcaaatcgctagtgtaataagggcctAACTGACTACCGTCtaagggtggccagttattgatgatttaccttactctaattaaacgcattttatgatgattcttgacgttttttacgcgccgacaagcaccgcaatgggcccgcgtgggaactaatgcccaagctctctcattctgagaggaggcctgtgcccagcagtgggacgtataggctaggatgatgatgataatgatgacgcgccgacaaagtaccgacgtccgacacgtcttccaaaccgataccgagcgcacagaaagcattcaagagcggcaccgacaataaggtacctttcttactaaactttaagggatgttttaactcataaaaaatcgatttaaaaacttgtgtctctgtcaaattaaaatttagaccctgcttattaatatagagtaaagaaaaaaaaaagaatttttttcgacattttacttcaagcgcgattatctaggaaactagaaccgacaacaaggtaccttttaccagataacgccacatattgCATAGTGATTCAATTAATGTATACATGTatgtaaatagtaggtacaaaaataaagaaagaaatacaattgacaaatcACACTTCTAGATCAAGATTATATCAACTCAAAACAATCCACCAATTCTGAAATCAATAATTCAGACTTAGACCTTCCAGAAATTGAATGAAGTCTTAATCAAATAGGGTATTATATTGAGTAAAAATACTCTTGATTTATGAATGTGAAATATTGAGATACTTACATCTACAAAGGCAAAAAGGCAAAGGAGTATTCTCAACTATTATAACAACCATAATCAAAATAGGCATAAGAGATGATTGttcatattacttttttttttatcaaacagctggcacacgagcaccaccgcccatgggCACCTAAAGTATTATTactctaataaatatttataaactttaGTACCAGGAAAATAGCCACAGAACTGGAAACAATATCTACTGGTTCTACAGTACAAAATGCAGCAGAGATcagtattattaaaatagaataGATATCCTAACAGGCATGGAACATGAATAGTTTTCTTAGCCAATTCCCTAGCTAGAATtaactgtaaaaaatatatattgtgcctctgggagaggacaggttaaaatGCTATGTTATTTTGAAGCAGAATTATAATGAATATTagtcattattttataaaatgccacatatttaaaaaatatatataaattctAAATAATTTGAGGAAAAATTGTACtttaccacagacagacattgtgTTATACATAGTATATTTCTGGATAAGAACACTGTTTAGTTTAACACTGGTGCACTAACCAAACTttgaatgattttgatttttgataggAATAGATTACTTATTGTTAACAATTATCATTAGGGTAATTACACACAAAATcaccattaaattaataaagtaattacTAATGTACTAACCGGTTCATTTTTGACTGTAATCAGGTTTGGCGACACGGTGCCTGAATCGGCCTCTGTTTCCCCTTTTGATGACATCACATTACCAGGTCGCGGCCTTTCTGGACATCACTCTCCCGCCACAcacaactttaaattaaaataaaacacaaacattaaAATCACACTGAAACCAACATGATCAACAAAAGAACTTCAAGTGGTTCACGAAGAACTCACAAAACAACTTCGCTCGTAAAAGAATGGCGAGGTGACCCATTTACAAAAACATACGAATTATCGACTCACGCTATACTATTTATGAACGTTATCTATCGTATTCATCCTACATCCCACATCACTTCTCCCGTGCACTCAGATAATTTGTTAACACGctgataaataataaactcaCGTTTAACTTGATACGTCGACAGCCAGCGGTATTTTAGGGAGAGATCGCTATGTGGCCTAATTCGATGCTCAGAACTCGATGCACAAATTCGTGTTACGCGTATAACTGTAAATGCACAAATAAGTCGATCCCCACTATAATCTTTGACTGATTTGAcatgattatattatatttacactGTCGAAAGCTTTGAtttgttaaattaatataaGAGTATTTTATCTACAATACAGTACAGCAATCCCATTTTGATCATGATTCGTACAGAAAAAATTATACGGATTATACCTACAGCACGgcaccacacacacacaacactacacctgtgatttgtttttttttaactatatttgcATCCTTGCAACACTGAGTCACTCAAGttataaattattcaatttaagtaAATGTAGAAAAAGCATATATAAAAGCAAAATTCCACAATCATATGAATGTTCTGTCACAAAATATTGGAAAGGATCTGccatactattttttttcctaGTTTTTATCACTTACTCAAACGGCTCCA
Above is a window of Choristoneura fumiferana chromosome 2, NRCan_CFum_1, whole genome shotgun sequence DNA encoding:
- the LOC141444758 gene encoding uncharacterized protein isoform X1, which produces MSSKGETEADSGTVSPNLITVKNEPASTASKEETPKRGSTLLKCTTCNTFSTLSSRALTTHMAQCSPDNNNVAAAQNADRPHRKLFECDVCNMKFSNGANMRRHKMRHTGVKPYECRVCQKRFFRKDHLAEHFTTHTKSLPYHCPICNRGFQRQIAMRAHFQNEHVGQHDLVKTCPLCSYRAPTMKSLRVHFFNRHGIDLDNPGTGNNSVSLLAAGIANAAYADGTMDASAINALGALGSGLSVSVAAAYSDSGDSNGERSVDNATPPMHYLTPHVEISMADNNETFSPGQSNHNSDSRMNGEGPSSPQSGDSAGAVASSSLSAQLPAGITPSITLIPIKQEPNTQEESGGGESQGEANGGDKRGVSSSLSSLIKVSPLKSLLREDLRRRISARGRARGSNASRASPSEGGVITSTHGEAAAAPASLVCSFCAITFPDSTLYFLHKGCHCDSNPWKCNICGEQCCNVYEFNSHLLSKSHQ
- the LOC141444758 gene encoding uncharacterized protein isoform X2 codes for the protein MAQCSPDNNNVAAAQNADRPHRKLFECDVCNMKFSNGANMRRHKMRHTGVKPYECRVCQKRFFRKDHLAEHFTTHTKSLPYHCPICNRGFQRQIAMRAHFQNEHVGQHDLVKTCPLCSYRAPTMKSLRVHFFNRHGIDLDNPGTGNNSVSLLAAGIANAAYADGTMDASAINALGALGSGLSVSVAAAYSDSGDSNGERSVDNATPPMHYLTPHVEISMADNNETFSPGQSNHNSDSRMNGEGPSSPQSGDSAGAVASSSLSAQLPAGITPSITLIPIKQEPNTQEESGGGESQGEANGGDKRGVSSSLSSLIKVSPLKSLLREDLRRRISARGRARGSNASRASPSEGGVITSTHGEAAAAPASLVCSFCAITFPDSTLYFLHKGCHCDSNPWKCNICGEQCCNVYEFNSHLLSKSHQ